Part of the Verrucomicrobiia bacterium genome, GCGCGGTGCGCGAAACCAATACCATGCCGCAATGGGCAGGCAGTTGCTGGTATTATTTGCGGTTCCTGGATGCGCGGAATCCGAATGCGTTTGTTGGGAAAGAGGCGGAGAATTACTGGACGAAGACTGGCGGGCAAACGCCGGGCGTTGATCTGTACGTCGGCGGGACGGAACATGCGGTGTTGCATTTATTATATGCACGCTTTTGGCATAAGGTTTTGTTCGACCTTGGTTATGTCTCGACTCCCGAACCGTTTTATAAGCTCGTGAATCAGGGGCTTATTCTCGGCGAAGACGGGCAGAAAATGTCGAAGTCGCGCGGCAACGTCGTCAATCCCGACGACATCCTTCACGACTACGGCGCAGATGCGTTTCGACTTTACGAAATGTTTCTCGGGCCGCTGGAGATGGTGAAGCCGTGGAACACCAAAGGCGTCGAGGGTGTGTATCGCTTTCTCGGACGTGTGTGGCGTTTGTTTGTGGATGAGCAAAGCGAGACGGCGTTTGAACAAGCCGATACCACCACGGAATCGAACAAGCGCAACGAACTGCTCAACTTGATCAAACTCGGTCCGGCGATCAAAGACGTCGCGGCGACGCCGGCTCAACTCAAGGCCTTGCATGCGTGCATCAAAAAAGTCACCGAAGATCTCGATGGGATGCGTTTCAACACCGCGATTTCCGCTTTGATGGTTTTCGTCAATGAAGCCATGACGTGGGAAGTTAAGCCTCGCACGGTGTTGCGGGATTTTTTGATTTTGTTGCAACCGTTCGCGCCGCATCTCGCGGAGGAATTGTTCGCCCGCATCTCGGCGGACGCGCCCACGCTGGCTTATATTCCGTGGCCGAAACACGACCCGGCGCTGCTCGCCGAGAGTACGCTGGAAATTCCGGTGCAAGTGAATGGCAAGCTGCGGGATGTGATCGTCGTGGCGGCGGATGCGACGCAGGCGCAGATCGAGGTCGCCGCGCTCGCGACGGAAAAGGTGCAGCCCTTTATCGCCGGAAAGACCATTAAGAAAATCATCGTCGTGCCGAAGAGATTAGTGAACATTGCGGTGGCTTGACGGCTCGGTTATAGTGAAACTGTGATTCATTGGACCAAACAGGAAACGCAAGTATTGTGTCTTTTCGTGTTCCTGTTTGTGACCGGTTTGGCGGTCAAGGCTTATCGGACGGCGCATCCGCCGGTGGCCGCCAGTGCAGTTACGAAACCATAAAATAATGCAAGCAACGTCATTTGAAGAAGTCCTGGAGCAAATCCTCGCGAAGGATTCGCGTTATCACCGGGACGCCTATTTATTTCTGCGGGATGCCCTCGATCACACGCGCAAAATGCTCGAGAAGGAACAGAAGATCGAAAAAGCCACGAGCAAACGCACCTCGCAACAGGAAAAACATGTCAGCGGCCAGGAATTACTGTCGGGGATTCGCGAACTTGCGCTGGAAATGTTTGGGCCGATGGCGATGACGGTGTTTGAAGAATGGGGCATCCATAATTGCCAGGATTTCGGCGCGATGGTTTTTATCATGGTGGAAAATCGGCTGCTTAAAAAGACCGAGAAAGATTCGCGCGCGGATTTTGAGAATGGTTATGATTTTTTTGAAGCATTTCGGAAGCCGTTTCTGCCACAGAGCAAGATTGGGGCGGTTCCGTTGAAGGAATCGGGCGTGGGCAAGGGGTGAATTGAGCAGCGGGACTTGGTGGTTAGAGGAGAGCGCATCAGCGCCGCAGTCTGAACTGGCGAAACTCATTTGGCTATGATACGGTTCGGGCAGTTCTTTGAAGGAGGACTGGCAATGCGTGAAAATGACGCAGGTGATGTCGCTCCATCCATGATTTAGCCGCCTGTTATCCGTTCAGAAGCGGACGATGGTTCGGATAAGTCCGCTTAAGTTCGCGTAAGTGCGGATAAGAGCGGGTAAATTTTCATCTTTAGACGCCGATTTGCTCGTATGATTAGCCGCGCTCATTTGTGATCGGCGACGGCACAGTGGCGCCGCCCAACCGTGTGAAACTGAGTGTCTTTCGTAGAAAACATTTTGTTTCGCGTTTGGCAAAATCGCCAATTAGATTACTCTCCCATTGTATGACGATGTCGAACGACCAACATTTATCCGCTTCCGCCGAAATTCCCGCGCTGCCGCCGGGCGTGACCTTGACCCAACTTGAAAATGGCCTGGCGATCATCGTGCGCGAAGACCACAGCGCGCCGGTCGTTTCCGCGCAGGCATGGGCAATGACCGGCAGCATCAACGAGGGCAAATGGATAGGCGCCGGCATGTCGCACGTGCTTGAGCACATGCTTTTCAAGGGCACGACCACGCGCGGCGCGGGTCGCATTGACCAGGAGGTGCAGGACGCGGGTGGTTACATGAACGCGTACACTTCATTTGATCGCACGGTGTATTATATTGATGCGCCCAACACTGGCGCGAAAGTCGCGATTGATATTTTATGCGACATCATGCAGCACGCGACTTTGCCCGCCGACGAAATGGCGAAGGAAAAGCAAGTCATCCTGCGCGAGATGGACATGAACCAGGACGATCCCGGCCGCCGTTCGGGTCGCCGGCTGTTTGAAACCGCTTACACGCGCAGTCCGTATCGCTTCACGATCATCGGTTATCCCGATATTTATAATGAATTGCAGGCGGAAGACATCGCGGCGTATTACCGCGAGCGTTACGCGCCGAATAATGTTTTCTTTGTCGTGGTGGGCGATGTGAAGGCGGCGGAGGTGGTCGAACAAATCAAGACGGCTTACGCCACGACGAAAGCGCGCGCCATTGCTCCGGTGGTTTTGCCGGAGGAACCGCGACAGACGGCGGCGCGTGAAATCATCGAGGAAGGCCCGATTGAAATGGGCCATGTGCATTTAAGCTGGCACATACCGGGTTTGCGCCATGCGGATGTTCCGATTCTCGACGTGCTGGCGGCAATGCTCGGCAGCGGGCGCAGTTCGCGGTTGTATCAGGAAATTCGCGAGAAGAAAGGGCTGGTCAATTCGATTGATGCGTGGACTTACAATCCGGGCAATCCCGGTTTGATCGGCATTAGTCTGCTGGTGGATGCGGATAAATTTGAAGCGGCGCGCGCCGCTGCGTTGGCGGAAGTGGAACGGGTGAAGAACGAAACTATTTCGCCCGCCGAAGTCGCGAAGGTGGTCAAACAATTTACCTCGGCCACGCTCGCCACGCGCAAGACCATGCAAGGCCAGGCGCATGACCTCGGCGGAAGTTGGCTCGTCGCGAATGATTTAAATTTTTCCGAGCGTTATCTTGAAGCGGTGAAGCGGGTGACGCCGGCGGATTTGCAACGCGTCGCGCGCGAATATCTCACGGCGAGCAATCGCACGGCTTATGCGCTGCTGCCCAAAGGCGCCTCGCCGCAGTCCACGCACGCGGTGGTTGCGGATGAAGATAAGACGGTCCAAAAATTCGAGCTGGCGAATGGGCTTCGGCTGCTCGTGAAAGAGAGTCATCGGCTGCCATTCGTAGAATTTCGACTGGTGTTGAAAGGCGGCGTGCTGGCGGAAACGGCAGCGAACAATGGTATGACGCAATTAGCCGGGCGTCTGTTGCTGAAGGGCACGAAGACGCGGAGTGCGGAACAAATCGCGCTGGAGATAGAATCGCTGGGAGGCAGTCTCGATAGTTTTGGCGGCAATAATAGTTTTGGGGTGCATGCCGAAGTGTTGCGCGAGGATTTCAATATCGGCCTCGATTTGGTGGCGGATGTTTTGTTGAATCCGACTTTTCCCGAAGCGGCGCTGGAGCGCGAGCGGCAGATTCAGTTGGCCGGAATCAGATCGCAGCGCGACCAGTTGCTCAAGAGCGCGGGCATCGGCATGCGGCGCGCGCTTTTCGGCGACGGGGGTTATGGTCTCGACACGCTTGGCACGGAGGCCAGCGTGAGTGCGCTGACCAAGGCGGAAGTGCAGGGGTTTCACAAAAAATTCACGGTGCCGAATAATTGCGTGCTTGCGATTTTCGGAGACGTGAAAGCTGATGACGCAAAGGCCGCGGTCGAAAAAGTTTTTGGCAGTTGGAAGACCGGCGAGAAGGCCTTGGCGCAGTTGCCCGAAACGAAACCGTTGAAAGAAATCAAACGGGTGGTGGAGATTCGCGATAAAAAACAGGCGGTGCTGCTGGTCGGATTTCCGGGGGCGACGGTTTCGGGGACTGACCGCTATGCCTTGGAATTGTTGCAGGAAGCGTGCAGTGACCTGGGGTCGCGATTGTTTCTGAGAATTCGCGATAATCTTGGGCTTGCCTATTATGTCGGCGCGCAAAATTTTCTCGGGTTGGTGCCGGGATATTTCGCGTTTTACGTTGGCACGGCGCCGGAGAAGGTTGAGCAGGTGGAACAGGAAATTTTGCGCGAGGCGGAATTATTGCGCGCCGAGGGCTTGACGGCGGAGGAACTCAAACGCGCCAAGGCGAAGATCGTTGGCCAGAAAAAAATTGCCCGACAGGACTTGGGCGGTCTCGCGATGACGATGGCGCTGGATGAACTCTACGGCTTGGGTTACGCCCACAGCGATACCGACGATGCGCGTTATGAAAACATCACGCTGGAAGAAATCAAAGCGGCGGCGAAGAAATATCTCACGCCGGGCGCAATGGTCATTTCGGTGGTCAAGCCCGAGTAATCACAGCAGCAGCAGCCGGTAAAATCGACGCACGTTCGTTCCGAGTGGATCGGAGATCGTGGTGGTGGAATTCACCGCGATGATGGGATTGCCGAGATTCGTCCACAACGGCTGCGTCAAATCGGTTTTGAATTGGAGTTGATACTTTTGTCCGGGAATGGTGCTGAAGGTCAAAGCGATCGTTTGCGAACTGGCGGTCGGCGAACCAATCGCTGTGAATCGCAGTGGCGGATTATTTGTTGAGGTCAAATATATTTGCTGCACTTGCATCGGTGAAAGCGCCGCGCCAAAAATTGCCACTTCATCAATCTCGCCGTTGAAAAATTGAAACGCGTTTGTGTCCGGGTCGCCGCCAATCCATAAGTCGTCGCTGTTGCCGGAGACCGCCGTGGTCGCGTTATTGATGGAAGCGGAAACCTGGCCATCTACATACAATGTCTGTTGGCTCGCGCCGTCATACACGCCGATCAGTTGATGCCATTGGTTATTGTCTAATCGAGTTGGGCCAACGACATCGCCACTTGGTTGGAGGCCGTCTGAAAAATGCGGCAGGCCAGCACTATCGAGAAACAAACGATACGATCCGATTCCATGATCCAATATCGATTGCGCGCTACCGCTTGCTGGCAATGCTTTAGTCCATGCGACCAACGACAGCGCACCGGTCAGATTGAGCGAATTGGTTGCCGGCACGTCAATGTTTCCGAAGCCATCAAACATGCAGGCGAGATTGCTTGCGCCGAGTCCGATCGTCGGCACACCGAGCGCGCCAGGAAAAGTTCCGGGCTCATAAATTCCATTGGCGGTCGGTGCGAGCGAACCGAGATTCACGGCCAGCGGAAGTTGCAAAAGGTTCGGCACGATGGGCGCAGGATCATCGAGATGCCAGTAACCGACCGGATGACTTGTGAGAATGAGCGAGCTGTAATTTGCCGCGGCGGAAATGGCGGTGTTGTAATGCGAGGCGATCACGTCCGGGCTCAGGGCGTTGGTGTAAAATGCGACTTCATCCACATCACCGTCGAAGGTGCGATTGGGAATGGTCGTGGCGCCGATGCGAAGGGGCATGGTGGTGTTTGGATTAAAACCCGCGGCTGACGAAGGCCCAGCGACTAAAACTCCATTCACATAGAACGAGGCATTCGTTCCGTCGTAAACACCGACGAGATGATGCCACGCGCCGGTAGTGACAGTGCCGCCCACTAGCGTCGCGGCGTAGCCGTTGATGCCGCCGACACGAAATTGCCAGGTCGAACCGGCGGCTTCATAGAGAATCCAGCCGATGCGGGCGTTGGAGTCATTTTGATTAGCGTCCAATGCGGCGGCGGGTGAAAAGAAATCGGAAGTGATCTGCGCGGGGTTGGCCCAAAGCTCTATGGTGAACGGGCCGTTGGGGTTCAGCGCGGGCGTGTAGGGAATGTCCACATGGCCGCCAAGAAGCTCAATCAGTAATTCCGGATTTGAAAAATGAAAACTCGTGCCGACGATTCCAGGCTGTGCAGGCGTTAC contains:
- a CDS encoding Minf_1886 family protein; the protein is MQATSFEEVLEQILAKDSRYHRDAYLFLRDALDHTRKMLEKEQKIEKATSKRTSQQEKHVSGQELLSGIRELALEMFGPMAMTVFEEWGIHNCQDFGAMVFIMVENRLLKKTEKDSRADFENGYDFFEAFRKPFLPQSKIGAVPLKESGVGKG
- a CDS encoding pitrilysin family protein; this encodes MTMSNDQHLSASAEIPALPPGVTLTQLENGLAIIVREDHSAPVVSAQAWAMTGSINEGKWIGAGMSHVLEHMLFKGTTTRGAGRIDQEVQDAGGYMNAYTSFDRTVYYIDAPNTGAKVAIDILCDIMQHATLPADEMAKEKQVILREMDMNQDDPGRRSGRRLFETAYTRSPYRFTIIGYPDIYNELQAEDIAAYYRERYAPNNVFFVVVGDVKAAEVVEQIKTAYATTKARAIAPVVLPEEPRQTAAREIIEEGPIEMGHVHLSWHIPGLRHADVPILDVLAAMLGSGRSSRLYQEIREKKGLVNSIDAWTYNPGNPGLIGISLLVDADKFEAARAAALAEVERVKNETISPAEVAKVVKQFTSATLATRKTMQGQAHDLGGSWLVANDLNFSERYLEAVKRVTPADLQRVAREYLTASNRTAYALLPKGASPQSTHAVVADEDKTVQKFELANGLRLLVKESHRLPFVEFRLVLKGGVLAETAANNGMTQLAGRLLLKGTKTRSAEQIALEIESLGGSLDSFGGNNSFGVHAEVLREDFNIGLDLVADVLLNPTFPEAALERERQIQLAGIRSQRDQLLKSAGIGMRRALFGDGGYGLDTLGTEASVSALTKAEVQGFHKKFTVPNNCVLAIFGDVKADDAKAAVEKVFGSWKTGEKALAQLPETKPLKEIKRVVEIRDKKQAVLLVGFPGATVSGTDRYALELLQEACSDLGSRLFLRIRDNLGLAYYVGAQNFLGLVPGYFAFYVGTAPEKVEQVEQEILREAELLRAEGLTAEELKRAKAKIVGQKKIARQDLGGLAMTMALDELYGLGYAHSDTDDARYENITLEEIKAAAKKYLTPGAMVISVVKPE